ATCAAAGCCCTTGAAGCTTTGGTGAAGTTTGAAAAAATGAGGTACCAGCTGCCTTACGAGGTAGGGCTACCCAATCTTTCCTATCAAGTATTGTACGAATAAGGACACCTCATGAAATAAGTGTACATTTACGGACAAGCAAAAACTCCGAAAATAGCCTTGCATCCAAAACTGATCACTTTTTCTTAGTTGGCATAGTTTCTGGCTTTCATTAGGTGTAATTTTCAAATCAATACACAAAACACTGCTACCCGTGGATAAAGAACTAGGTAAAATTTTAATAATCGATGATGATGAGGATGTGCTGTTGGCAGCCAAAATGCTTCTGAAGAAACATGCCAAAGAAGTCCTGATAGAAAAGAATCCAAAGAAAATCCCTTTTCTGCTCAACAACGACACTTATGACCTGATTTTGCTGGATATGAACTTCAGCAAGGATATCACGAGTGGAAAGGAAGGTTTTTACTGGTTGGAGCAGATTTTGGATAAAGACCCACAGGCCGTAGTGGTGCTCATTACAGCTTTTGGCGATGTGGAAATGGCGGTGAGGGCCCTGAAGGCTGGTGCCACTGATTTTGTGCTCAAGCCATGGCAAAATGAAAAATTGATTGCCACACTCAATAGTGCCGCCAAACTAAAGGAGTCTTATAAGGAGGTCTCACAACTCAAGCAAACCAGCAAGCAGCTGCAGGAAGACAGCAACCTGGCTTTCAAGAACATCATAGGTGAGAGCAACGAGATCAAAGAAGTCTTCAAAATCATCGATAAAGTAGCCGGTACGGATGCTAACATTTTGATCCTGGGTGAGAACGGTACCGGTAAGGAGCTTATCGCCAGAGCTATTCACCAAAAATCTTTGAGAAAAGACAATGTATTCATTGGGGTAGACATGGGTGCCATCACCGAAAGTTTATTCGAAAGCGAGTTGTTCGGTCATAAAAAAGGGGCCTACACAGATGCCAAGGAGGATCGTGCAGGACGGTTTGAGATCGCCAACAATGGCACCCTTTTTTTGGACGAGATTGGCAACCTGAATATGCCGCTCCAGTCCAAACTACTCACCGCTCTGCAGAAGCGTGAAGTCACACGGATCGGCAGCAACCAGTCACTGCCCATAGACATCCGACTCATCTGTGCCACCAACATGCCTATCTATGAAATGGTAGGAGAAAGCACCTTCAGACAGGATTTACTTTATCGTATCAATACCGTAGAAATCCATTTGCCCCCGTTGAGAGACCGGTTGGATGACATCCCTTTGCTGGCTAATCATTTTCTGGAAACCTACAATCAGAAGTATCGAAAGAATATTTCCAAGATTGCTCCAAATACGATCAAAAAACTCCAAAAATACAGCTGGCCCGGTAACATCAGGGAACTCCAGCATGCCATTGAGCGAGCGATCATCATGAGTGACACGGAAGTCCTAAGCCCGGATGATTTCTTCTTTTTGGCCCAAAAGCCAGAAAACAATAACACCGTAGAAGCTGATAATTTCAATCTGGATGAGGTAGAAAAAAATGTGATCCAGCGCGCCGTGAACAAGCACAATGGAAACATCTCGAAAGCAGCAAAAGAACTGGGTCTGACCAGAGCCTCACTCTACAGAAGGCTGGAGAAATATGGGTTATAACAAATTTCGATATCAACTAATAGGCCGGGTAATCCTGCTCGGCCTCACCATCTTTCTGTTTGCCAATCTCTTTTATACCGAGAGTTATACATTCAGTAAAATTCTCATATTCCTGCTCATTTGTGTGCAGGGGTATTACCTCTTTTATTCTCTGGAAAAGTCCAATAGGGAAATCATTGGTTTTTTACAAAGCATCAAATGGGACGACTTCTCGCACACTTATCCGGAGCGAAAGGAGGGGTCGAGCATTGATGAACTTTACAATGAGTTCAACGCTGTAATCAAAAAATTTCGAGAAATCAGGGCCGAAAAGGAGGCCAGCTATCAGTACCTCAAAACCATCGTTCAGCATGTGGGGATAGGCATTGTTACATTTGATGCTCAGGGCGAAGTACAGATCATCAACACCACGGCGCGCACCCTTTTGGGTGTAAAACACCTCAAAAACATCAAACAGCTAAAGGTTATCAACGAGGAACTGGTAACAACGCTTCGGGAGCTTCGCACCGGAGGAAGGGATCTGGTGAAAATCTCCAAAACGGATGAGGACGAAATACAGCTGGCCATCTATGCGATTGAATTGTCCCTGCGAGGTAAAGAATTCAAGCTGATCTCCCTCCAAAACATCCAAAGTGAGCTGGAAGAAAAGGAAATGGAAGCCTGGCAAAATCTGATTAGGGTACTCACCCATGAAATCATGAATTCTGTCACCCCGATCTCCTCACTGGCACGCACCATAGAATCGGAGATGGAGGAGTGGCTCGATAATGGGCAGGACATCAATCAGATCAACAATGAGCAGATTAGTGACTTCCACACTGCCCTACACACCATCCACAGGAGAAGTGAGAGTCTGATCAAATTTGTGGGTGATTTTAGAAATATGACCCATATCACGCTCCCCAACCTGTCTCAGGTATGTATCAAAGAGCTAATCGGGCATGTGGTTTCGCTACTCAAACACGATTTTCAGCAAACCGGGGTGCAGTTAGTGCAGGACGTACCTGATTCGCTTTGCATTCAGATAGACGAACAGCAAATAGAGCAGGTAGTCATCAATATTGTGAAAAATGCCATTCAGGCACTTGGAGAAGTAGACGATGAAGACATCCAAAAAACCCTGTGGATCAAGGCTTCTGAGCGGCCAGAGGGCGGTGCACTCATTTCCATCAGAGACAATGGGCCTGGCATCGAAGAGGAAGCGCTCAAAAAGATTTTCATCCCATTCTACACCACCAAGAAAAGTGGATCCGGAATTGGGCTGAGCCTTTCCAAACAGATCATGAGAAATCATCGTGGGTCCATAGCTGTACGCTCTGTGATCAATGACGGTACAGAATTTACCCTGAAATTCTCTCAGTAAATCACTATCTTAATTTCTCAATCCGAAACCATTGAAATACATCTTCATCATACAAGGCGAAGGCAGAGGTCACATGACCCAGGCACTTTCACTCGCTAAAATACTCAGGCAAAATGGCCATGAAATCACCAGGGTAATTGTGGGAAAAAGTGAGCGCAGGTCCATTCCACAGTTCTTCACTGACAAAATTGGCACCGAGGTGGTGCCACTGGAAAGTCCAAATTTTGTCACAGACAAGCAGCAGAAGTCCGTAAAACCCTTTCGGACGATAGTCTATTCCCTGCTCAAAGCTCCCATTTACAAGAAATCAATGGATCGGATGGATGAGATCGTGCGTGAAGATGAGCCCGATGTAATTGTCAATTTTTACGATTTCCTGGGTGGGCTTTATAATTTTTCACGGCGACCTAAGGCGTTGTTTATCTGTATTGCGCACCAGTACCTCATTAGTCATCCGGAATTTGATTTTCCTCCAAAGAGAAAACTGGATAAACTCTCTCTACAAATGGGAAATAAAATCACCAGCCTGGGGGCCAACAAGATATTGGCGCTCTCCTTTCAGCCGTTTCAGGATGTACCAAAGAAAAAGCTGTATGTAGTGCCCCCATTGCTCAGAGATGAGGTAAAAGAGGAGCAGGTAACCAGCGGAGATCATTTTCTGGTCTATATGGTTAACCCCGGATACTCAGCTGAGGTAGAAAAATTTCATCAAACCTACCCAGAGCAGGCCTTGCATTGCTTTTGGGACAAAAAAGAGATACCGGAGGAGCACCAAATAGATGCCACCCTTACCTATCACCAGCTCAATGATGAGAAATTCATCTCTAAAATGGCCAGCGCAAAAGGATACGTCACCACTGCGGGCTTTGAGTCAGTATGTGAGGCTATGTATATGGGTAAGCCTGTACTGATGGTGCCTGTGCAAGGCCACTATGAGCAGGCCTGCAATGCCGTGGATGCCATGAAGGCCGGGGCGGGTACTTTCAGTGAATCTTTTAATATTGAAAAGCTGTATCAATATCTACCCAATCATGTCGATATTAGTCGACCATTCCAGCAATGGGCAGACCAGGCAACCGAAATGTTTCCCAAACACCTGAAGTAATGGCCATCATCAGCAAGAAAAAAATTCCCTATAAGATCAGCACAAGGCTGAGGGCATATCTGAATAAGTATGACCGGGAAATTGCCTTGCCCATCGCATATGACTCACTCCTGAGGTATGACAATTCCATACCCTTGTATGACAGAAATGGTAACGATACCCTGTGGGAGACCGTGCTATATCCGCAAGATGATATGGCGGATATTTATTTTGCGCTGAAAAAAATCTACTCCATCATGAAAGCAGATGGTGACGTGGGAGTCATGGACCACCTTTTCATTGACCGGGTAGATTTGTGCGTCTACGGCAATACACAACCCTTTCGAGTGAGGATCGTCAATCGCATCAACGACAACTTTGACTATTTCTATATCAAAAATGCTGACGCTTCCCGTATCTACGGCTTGGAACTTGAGCACTTGCTCTCCCCTAATAAAATCAGCTATGTGGTCTATAAAGACACACTGATAGAAGAACATATTGTGGGTATTCCCGCCGAGCAATTTATCAAAAATCACCTCAAGGACCCTAACCTGAATGAGACCAGGCTGGCCAAAGAATTTGTGAAGTTCAACGAACGGTGCTTTGTAAGGCTCCTTGGAGACATGCACTCCAGCAATTTTGTGATTGATATCACCCCTGATTTTGAAGAAGTAGATTACCGCCTGAGGGCCATAGATTTTGATCAACAATCCTATGAAGGGCGTCGGGCGATTTATTTACCGCAGTATTTTAAGCAAAATAACCCCATCATTAAAATTGGACTGAAGTCTCTGACACCCGAAACCGTTCGTCAGTACCAGCGTGAGGAGCGTTCGCTGATTGCCAATAGGGTGAAAGTAGAGAAGATCAGAGTGGATGATCTGCTTAGCGCTATGACCCATGACCGGATATCGAAACCCGGAAATGTGGCTCGTCTGGGGGAAGAGTTAGCAGAATTTTACGAAGAAACGGAATTCATTCACTGCAAGAACATGGGTGAATTGGTGGAAATGAGTCTGGAAATGCTCATCAAAAAGCCCGAACTGTATAAAGATTACTAAAAGGTGTAGGTCTTCAATACAGGAACACGCCTACTGGATCTTCCAGCTTCACATCCACGTGTTCGTCTATGGTAGTGGATAGCTCATATCCTTTGTAGTTGGCCGAAAGGGGAAACTGTTTGTGGCTTCTGTTGACCAACACTGCAATCTGAAGCTTCTTGACTTCCACTTCCAGCAATGCGCTCATACTATGCGCCATGGTTTTGCCTGTATTGAGCACATCATCTACCAAGATGATCACTTTCCCTTTCAGATTTTTGGAGGGCACATCCAGTGTGACCTCCGAAGCAAGTGGCTTCTCTTTATTTATCTCAAGCTTGATCAAGCTGATCTTTACACCTTCCGCTATCGCCGAGAGCTCACGCACAATCCTTTCAGCAAGTAAATAGCCTTTGTCATAAATGCCAACAACCACGATGTTCTTTTCATCAAAGTTGTTTTCATAAATCTCAAAGGCTATCCGCCTGATGATTTGATTGACTTGTACTTCAGATAAAATAAGATTTTGTGCAGCTATCATGACAATGGCACAGGCATCACTTTGCTATCCTTGAAAGTAGAAAGAATCACCATAGACTGCAAGCTGTCTACCACGTCGATCTCACTTACTTTTTCCAGCATGAGGCGCTGATAGGAGGTAATATCTTTAGAAATAACCTTTAAAATAAAATCCCCAGAGCCCGTGATGTGATGACACTCAATCACTTCAGGAATCTGATTGATCTCAGCCAAAAAGATATCAATGTTCTTTTTGTTATGGCCCTTCAAAGTAACCTGAACAAAAGTGTGAACACCCAGACCTATGCGCTCGGTATCCAGTTTGGCATGGTAGCTCTTGATAATACCTGAATTTTCCAACTTTTTTACTCTTTCCAGGGTTGGGGCTGGCGACAGACCTATATCTTTTGATAATTGGGCGTTGGTGATCTTAGCGTTTGATTGTAAAATCTCTAAAATCTTCCTGTCTATTTCGTCTAGCTTTAAGTGCAGTGAATTTAACTTCATTCCAAATTTTATTTGCTGCAAAGGTAATAATAATTATAAATATTTGGATTCTTTCGACTAATTCTCTTCGGATAAACAATCCATTCTCCGTTTCCCCTAAAAGCAGCGATTATTGCTTGATTATGCGTGCCCGATGGGTTCCACCATTGTGTTTGATGGAAATAAAATAGGTACCAGACTTTAAGGTCTGAAGGTCTATGGTGAAGGTCGTAAGCCCTGAAGGGCGGTTATAGAGGTTTTTTTGTTGTTTCACCTGTCCGGAAAGATCGAGTATGGTCAGTTCTACATCGCCATCCAAAGGTAAAACCATCCGGATATGCGTACGGTCTGTTGCCGGGTTTGGAAACGCAGGCTCAAAAATCGTTCGGGCTTCCATGTTAATACACCCTTCGTTATTTTCTGGTATTTGATCCGGTACATTATAGGGGGCCACCAGGCTCACACACAGGTACCCTAGTTTGGACACTGATGGAAGGCTGACACTTAAACCAATGATCGCTTCTTTCCCTTTATTGATCCGTTTGGTTACATTTTCCGAAAGGGTAAATTCATTTTCAAGGGTAATTTGCACCTCAAACAGCTCAACAGGCAGGTTACTTTTATTACTCACATCCAGCAGGATTTTCTGGAGGCCTCCGTCTTCTATCAGCTGTATTTCATTTACCACCAAATCCACCACTGGCAAAATGGATTCAATTTCGGTGCTTACACTGTCCCTACAGCCATTCTCATTTGTGGCAACTAATTTCACCGTTTGCAAACCTTCTGTCCCAAAGCTCAGCGATGGGGTCATCTCTTCAGAGGTGAGCTCTCCATTCACATACCATTTGTAGGTCTGTCCATTCACCGTTTCGTTTTCAAAAACCAAAGAAAATGGCGGCACCCCAAAGTCATTGGCAGGAGTGAAAGCCACCTCAGGTTTGGCGTAAACCTCCAAAGTCTCCGTGTGGGAAACCATACAGCCAAATGCGGTCTCCACTTCTAATGTCACATCATGCAGACCACTGACATCTGCAGGTATTTCGATTTTACGTCCATTGCCCACAAACCCTCCGTTCAAAAGCCATCTCCTCGAGATAATCGCATCGTTTATTGCTACAGACTGGTCAGATACCGTAATGACCTCATTCTCACACACTCCATCGATGAGGAAATCCAGCTCTGGCAATGCCAGTATCTCTAGAGTTTTGACTTGTTCTGCTGTGCAAAGGCTCCTGTTATTCACCATCAGGCTCACTTCATAGAGGCCCGGCTCCACAAAAGCATAGGTC
The sequence above is drawn from the Marinoscillum sp. 108 genome and encodes:
- a CDS encoding Lrp/AsnC family transcriptional regulator, which translates into the protein MKLNSLHLKLDEIDRKILEILQSNAKITNAQLSKDIGLSPAPTLERVKKLENSGIIKSYHAKLDTERIGLGVHTFVQVTLKGHNKKNIDIFLAEINQIPEVIECHHITGSGDFILKVISKDITSYQRLMLEKVSEIDVVDSLQSMVILSTFKDSKVMPVPLS
- a CDS encoding phosphoribosyltransferase family protein translates to MIAAQNLILSEVQVNQIIRRIAFEIYENNFDEKNIVVVGIYDKGYLLAERIVRELSAIAEGVKISLIKLEINKEKPLASEVTLDVPSKNLKGKVIILVDDVLNTGKTMAHSMSALLEVEVKKLQIAVLVNRSHKQFPLSANYKGYELSTTIDEHVDVKLEDPVGVFLY
- a CDS encoding glycosyltransferase family protein; translation: MKYIFIIQGEGRGHMTQALSLAKILRQNGHEITRVIVGKSERRSIPQFFTDKIGTEVVPLESPNFVTDKQQKSVKPFRTIVYSLLKAPIYKKSMDRMDEIVREDEPDVIVNFYDFLGGLYNFSRRPKALFICIAHQYLISHPEFDFPPKRKLDKLSLQMGNKITSLGANKILALSFQPFQDVPKKKLYVVPPLLRDEVKEEQVTSGDHFLVYMVNPGYSAEVEKFHQTYPEQALHCFWDKKEIPEEHQIDATLTYHQLNDEKFISKMASAKGYVTTAGFESVCEAMYMGKPVLMVPVQGHYEQACNAVDAMKAGAGTFSESFNIEKLYQYLPNHVDISRPFQQWADQATEMFPKHLK
- a CDS encoding PAS domain-containing sensor histidine kinase — protein: MGYNKFRYQLIGRVILLGLTIFLFANLFYTESYTFSKILIFLLICVQGYYLFYSLEKSNREIIGFLQSIKWDDFSHTYPERKEGSSIDELYNEFNAVIKKFREIRAEKEASYQYLKTIVQHVGIGIVTFDAQGEVQIINTTARTLLGVKHLKNIKQLKVINEELVTTLRELRTGGRDLVKISKTDEDEIQLAIYAIELSLRGKEFKLISLQNIQSELEEKEMEAWQNLIRVLTHEIMNSVTPISSLARTIESEMEEWLDNGQDINQINNEQISDFHTALHTIHRRSESLIKFVGDFRNMTHITLPNLSQVCIKELIGHVVSLLKHDFQQTGVQLVQDVPDSLCIQIDEQQIEQVVINIVKNAIQALGEVDDEDIQKTLWIKASERPEGGALISIRDNGPGIEEEALKKIFIPFYTTKKSGSGIGLSLSKQIMRNHRGSIAVRSVINDGTEFTLKFSQ
- a CDS encoding sigma-54 dependent transcriptional regulator codes for the protein MDKELGKILIIDDDEDVLLAAKMLLKKHAKEVLIEKNPKKIPFLLNNDTYDLILLDMNFSKDITSGKEGFYWLEQILDKDPQAVVVLITAFGDVEMAVRALKAGATDFVLKPWQNEKLIATLNSAAKLKESYKEVSQLKQTSKQLQEDSNLAFKNIIGESNEIKEVFKIIDKVAGTDANILILGENGTGKELIARAIHQKSLRKDNVFIGVDMGAITESLFESELFGHKKGAYTDAKEDRAGRFEIANNGTLFLDEIGNLNMPLQSKLLTALQKREVTRIGSNQSLPIDIRLICATNMPIYEMVGESTFRQDLLYRINTVEIHLPPLRDRLDDIPLLANHFLETYNQKYRKNISKIAPNTIKKLQKYSWPGNIRELQHAIERAIIMSDTEVLSPDDFFFLAQKPENNNTVEADNFNLDEVEKNVIQRAVNKHNGNISKAAKELGLTRASLYRRLEKYGL